The DNA region TTGAAAGGGATTGCCTCTAACAGGGATAACTAGAAATAAACAAGGTAACTCGTCACTAAAATGCTAATATCCAAATCATAGATACgctttttggaaatttttttcaccctaaaaaaaagttttctgtctgtctaaattataataaaaccaAACACCCAAGTGAGCAGAAACAAACTATAAAACGTTACCATCCCGCTTAGGTGATGTTTGGCCAGGAAGGTTGAGACCCAGCCATAATCATTtacacaaaaaattatgaaagcaTGTGAATGCAGCTAACGCCGGACATGGAGAAGCCAAACAATAGTACCCCACTTTATGCATGCACAAATGTATGATCTGATAGAATTCATTATAGTGTAAACTGTAAAGTCCACCCAAACCAAACACCTGCAGATCAGCTACAATGTTTGTAGTGTTATCTACTTGTGCGTTTGTTTACCCGCGTGTTGCACCTCATTAACAAACACTCTTTACCACTTAAATCTGAAATGCAAACCAGACATGAAATTGgtgaattattattttgctaATGCAAGAGATTGTAATGAACTGTGAGTTGTGACAACAAGGGTGCTGAATATAGTGAAAACTAAATAGGTAAATGAACCTTCTAGGTCACCCTCAGGATGACCAGTAGCTAACAAAGCTTACACAAGGATTGGTCACAAGGTTCAAGTAATTATTTAGATGACATTTAACTTGTTGAGCAGAACGGTGTTGTGTCTTCAAGTTGTCTTAGACTTTTGTGGCGATGGAAGCAACTGCATGTCACAAGAAGAAATCCATTTAGTAAACAGAGCACATACCCACCGATAACTTTGGGAAActacaattttgttttaaaatgaaaatccaATTACAGCAAGCTCAACCAAGCAGTGCTTTAGTGGGCAATACATGGGTAATCTCAAAGAAGTAAATTAATATACTGATGATTTCCTGATTAACAATGAGAGCAAAGCATGCAAAGAATTAGTACCTGGTAGCAAGAGATAAGAGAGCTAACAAACCCAAAACCTCCTGTAACTCGAGGAGTGACTTTCTTGGGTGCCAATTGAAGTAGCCCAACAGCAACTACAATGTCCATGGCTGATTTGACAAGGGCTAGTGacctttcatttgattttttaagtttagcACGGTATTGCTCATTCTGCACTCAAAAAGGACCAccaaaaaataaccattacaTGGCAGCATTTAAAACAATCAGCCTGCTAAAACAATCATATACATACATGATATTTTTCACCATGCTTGAGCTCCTTCTCCAACTTCTTCATTGATGCAGAAAGCCTCCCAAGCTCCCCAACCTGATTTGAAAATGGTAGAACATGTCATAGAAACCATTTTCAGCTTGCAAAGAGATCCTCATtacctttcctttactttttttggggggggggggtaattCACCCAGTCAATTTCTaggaaaagaatagaaaaaaaatgggaGACGCTACAAACCTCAACCAAAGTAGTGCAAATTGAGGATCCCATCCAACAGAAAAGGGAAATCCGGCCAATTAGCTCAACACGTTCTTTGTTCTGTAAAAATCAAGCTAACTCGCGTTTCTGGCTAATGCTTCTCATAGAATTTCATTCTGAAACATAAATAACCAAAAATAGAGTGGAGCATTCCGTACCTTGTAAATTCCACTTCTACCCAGCCAAACAATTTGATCAAGAAACAAGAAAGTTGACAACAACGCATTTTTAGACTGAAATAAGCATCAAACTAACAAAGTCACCACCATGAAGATAACGAAGATGTCACAGAAACATTTTTATTGACAAATCATTTGTACCTTTCCCAATAAAACAAGAGGCAGGGGGGTCCCTTGAGGAACTGGACTAATAAGACCGTGCAGATCGTTGACAAACTGCAATTAGACATGGACAGCCAAATTAAAGGAATTTTGGCTTCCATTTACCGAACAAATACACATGGTTTTGGTTGCAGAAAGAAAACACAGGAAAGAAGCTCTTCGTTTCCTAGATTTGAAGGGATATAAAGAAAGCCAGATGAAATCCAACTCAATCATATCTAATAAGTATATTATAAGTCTTACCTTAAAAAGACGGAAAACTTTCCGAGCTAAGCTGGTTGATTTGTCAACATTTTGGGCAGTACCAGCTTGTCCATCACTCAAAAATTTTGAACCATATTGAATTGCCCTACAAATCTTGTCCCTGGCTTCAGCCTTATTCAGATACAGAACTACAAGAGCCAGTTCTGCTCTAGTTGCATCGAGCGTACTCATCTTTTACCCGTATCAAACCTGCAAAGTCAAATACTGAACTATTGTTAGAACTCAAGAAATAATAGACTTCAACAGCATTGAACATAGACAAAGCACATTCTAACATgacaaaagtgaaaagaaatacATGAACAGAACCCAGAAAATTCATCTATAAGGCAAGAAATTCTCAGCCATTTTCTGTATGCGACAAAGGCTGTCTCTTCAGACTTTTATGCTCTCTTTGATGAATCATAGACAAGCAACACATGAGATTTTCTTTAACAGCGTAAACCAATTCCAATTGGGTATTGTAAGGTCCTGTCATAGTTTCTTGATGAATCGCCAAACTCACGTAACTATTACATCCTTAACGAAATCAACGGTCAAGAAACAATTCTCAATTTGGCAACAATCAGATTCTCAAACTCTTGTAAATTACAGATTGTATGCTTTTTCCCTGGCTAGCACGGAAATAGAAGTAATAAAAGAAACTTTCAATCAGGATTCAAGCCTGGATTAATGTTATTAACCTGATTAAACAAAAATCTCTTACCTAACTGAGCCCAAATCAAGAAAAGAGGACAATAACAGTCGGAATCAAAGAAGCAAACTCTAGTTATGCACCTAACAATCACTTCCCagaatcaaacaaaaagaaatcaacTTTAGAACacccaattaaaattaaagataccAAACAACCTCAAGCTCATCAGCGATAAAGTTACAGAGATGcaaataagaaggaaaaaaaatgaacatacTCTTAAAATAGAACAAAGTTCTCTCCTCGAGAAAACCTCAAAGAAAGCAGAGGTCAACAATCAGACAAAAGGGTTAGCAAATCCACAATTTCTATGGAGAAAaagagaggggagagagagagagagtgtgtgtaaTACCGAAGGGAGTGCCCAGATGGATATAGCCTCCAAATTCACAATCTTTTCTTagcttttctctctctaaaaaagcATTTAGACTTTGttctttaaaaagatagaattggCTGATGCGTCAGCAACCGGTGTTGTTTCGGTTTCtaaatttctaatttctatATCAGCTAATGATAGCAGACCATGACAAGGCCGTGTTTGGTGCTCTCTTCCCCGGTACTAGAAAACagaattaatttattagggTCTCTTTTATCCACTGTCTTGTCTATGCATGAACTTCAATGCTTGACCACCCTTCATCATTAGATCCTATTGGTTTCACAGTCTACGGCTCTGATCAAATTACGTGTCAGGCAGGGAATTGTTTGTGGGATCACTGGTGATGAAGTGTATGACAAAGCTGCTTCTAGACAGTGCGGCGGCCTTGCACGCAACTCAATATGGGAAATGTTTGTTAAGAACTTGGGCGAGCCCAAAAATGTTGCGAGGACAATATACTAGCCCACTGATCTTTTGTTGGGCTTTTAGAGGATTTTTGGTGATAATGATGTCCATCTTTTTCCCGTTTTAGAGAAGACAATGGTGAAAaagatttgttaattttttttttaattattttaattcattgatattaaaataaatattaaaaaaaattattttgatatatttttaaataaaaaatattttaaaaaacaatcttaaacatatttttaaattctccTTAAATGAATGATATTTTCAACTTCTACCTTCCTAGAAGAGTTtagatataaaataactttttttttgtcttaatattaaaaaaaatatatcatcagaTCAGCTTTCAAATATTGGAATTAGGTCAGaatctaaaattaaatcaaaagtagagggaaaaaagtgtattttaaaaaattaaaaaaatattattttaatatatttctaaataaaaaatatcttaaaaaataaccccaattatattattctaattaatttgaaaccGATGGATGCTTAGAGTAGAGAATGGTAACATGGCGGCGGGGCTAAGAACTGAGCGCCTTGAGCCTGTAACCAACAGTATATCTTCAACGAGGTCATGTTTATGTCATCAAGTTTGCCAGTGCATTGCCAGCTAGCACAAACGGAAACAGAAACGAAGTCTTGGAAATCTTTTACCAGAGGTGAGATCTTTGGCTGCGTTCATATCTTCTACGATTAGGTTGTGATTGCAGACTACAaatcacataaaacaaaaggGTAGGCCTTGCCTTTTCGTTTCATGGACTATTCAAATCTGCAATAGTTGGTTCTGTTGAACGCACTACTTTTCAGATCTAACACCGCAAAATTAATTGAAACCAAGTTTTATCCATGGTTAAATTACAAATTCCGTCTAAGTTTTGACCCGAATCAAAACCCAGATAACATACTAAACAGGTCAACTAAAActatcattttagtaaaaataaaatgcagTTCGTAAAAAAACTCAGACCAAGCTAATCTTCAGGTCAACAAGTTACTAGGTTGTCtggttttataactataattgTACAAGCTTCAGTGGTAAGATGGCACTGCTTGCTAGTATGTATTTACAGCTCTATTCACTAAGCACAATAGCTGGGCACAAGGAGGCATCATTATCATTTCCTAACCACTGAAAGTAGAAGGGTTTATTCAACATGTTTTCTTTGAATCCTCGACACCAGAGTAGTTAGTGGATGGCAgcgcaaaataaaataaacaaagaattcTGAAGCTTATCAGCAGCATTCACTTGCAACTTGCATACAACATGGCATTGcaaagatgaaaatatttttgcttttcGAAGAGATGTTTAAGAAACAGTGATAccgtagttttttaaaataacttttgctttaaaatttaaatattttttaaaaattatttcttacatCATTACACTTGAAATGATCTGCGCCTAGGGCATAAAGATCTCTGATCAATCCAAGCACGCAGATAAATGGCGAAACAGAAAGGAGAAGACATGGGGCCAGAAATATGATTGCAACAGCGCTGTCCACGTGCAAAATATGAAAGCTAGAATAAGGTAAAGAAGCTgcattcttatatatttttataaatagaacATTAACTGCATAGATTAGCCACACTCTTGAGTGCCCCAGCTTGTCGTTGACTAGTTTGTTTCATACAGAAAATGAAACACTGAATAGATGAAGGAAAAGGGGGAAGAGGAGTTATCATACAAAAGTAGATTTTCGTTTCTCTTTATTTCTTGCTGAACAAACTTCTTAATTTTCCTCTTTCTAGTCGCTCAAGTAGCTTCTTTGAGCCCGGGATGTCCATCTCAGTAAGCTTCTTGAGATATCCAATTGCTCCATATGAGATCATCAACTTCTTACATTTCTTAGTCGAAGCAAGGGATGCAAGGGAAGCCACAGCATACTTCTTTGCAGTGTTCTGTGGGATTGGATCAAGCAATTGCACTAGATTTGGCACACTTTTATCATCCCTTTTAACTACTCTTCGATTCTGTGAAAGGGACACCAAACTCGAGATTGCTTGTGCAGAAACCTCTCTAACACTGTTTGATTTAGCCTCGAGTAATTTGATAAGAAGAGGGATGCACCCAGCTTCCCCCACTAATTTTTTCATCTCTGCTGATGTGCAAACCCTGCAAATTGCAGATGCAGCAGCTTGCTGGGCACCCAGTGATCCAGACTTGAGCACGTGAACCAAACGGGGGAGGAAACCATAAGATATCAGCATTTCTGTAGAAACTGAGCTAACCAAATTCCTTAATGCCCCGACTGCAGATTCTTGGGGTAGTGGACCATCAAGATATACCAATAGGCTTCGAATTCCGCCTTCCGAAACAACAGCTCTTTTCAGATTGTCATTGCTGGCAGTGAGATTCTGCAAGCATTCTGCTGCATATTCTTTTGATCCCAGTAAAATCCCGCAGTCTAGGAGATTGATCATTACCTTCACGATTCCCTCTTCTGCTAAATTTTGCCGAACCTCAGGGACAGCTGAGATATTCTTCAATGTGCAAGCAGCAGCAGCCTGTGATACAGAATCACCAGTTCGACAGATCTCAATCAGTGGTCGAATCCCACCATGACCAACAATTGCCCTGGCTGTTTCTGCTGACATCGACAATCTCTGGAGAGAAATTGTAGCCTTCTCTTTACCCACCGTGCTACCTGACTCAACAAGCCTTATGAGAGGTGCCAGAAGACCCTCTGAAACAAGCCAATTCTCACAGCTTCCAGATTCTGCAAGTGAGCAGATTACAGTAACAGTCTTTTCTCGAATACGAGGAGAAGTTGCTGTTAACAACTGGACTAAAGCAGCAATGTTGCTCCGCCCCAAAACAGCTAAAACAGCCTTCTCATCCTCTTTCATGACCTCAACAAGTGTATCAAGTGCTCTGTGCTTCGCCTCCAAGTGCCCAATCTGAAGCCGGGCAAGCAATTCCCTTGTATTGCTGTGAATAGCAGCCTCAGGTTCTGTTGATGAGCTAGCCACAGCTAAAGGCAAAGTAGCCTCGCCAAGCACCCCAGTCTTAATCAAAAGCCCACAGTCTCGTAAATTCAAATCCAATTTACCAGATAACGCATCAAGATCACTCTGCATCCTCAGCTTACCCCCATAATTCTCACCCATGCACAAGCCTGCCAGTTCAATTGCTTCTTTGAGCGTCTTTGACACAACCTGCAATTGCTCCTTGCAAAGAGCATTCTTGGAGAAGCAAGGGTGGCTAGACAAGTCTGATAAACGCGATGGGATCTGCTCCAGCTTGGAAATTATCATCTTCCATCTACCAGGAAAGCCCTTCACCTCCCTGGCCTTGTCAAGGGCCACAGGAACAAGCTCTTGCGCATGAGATAACCAGTCTTCAACTGATTGAATATCAACCAAAACTTCTTTCCCTCTATCTTCCACCATGATTTCTAATGTGTATGGATCAAATTGGTTACCAGAGCTGCAACAactgaattaaaaagaaaaccaaacctTAAGGCGATGGATGACCTGGGTGTTAAGAAATGAGAATGGAAATGATATTTGCacagaaaattcaaaggcagtgGAGCAGTTACAACCATCATacataaattataaaccaagGCTAC from Populus alba chromosome 14, ASM523922v2, whole genome shotgun sequence includes:
- the LOC118041502 gene encoding peroxisomal membrane protein 11D — encoded protein: MSTLDATRAELALVVLYLNKAEARDKICRAIQYGSKFLSDGQAGTAQNVDKSTSLARKVFRLFKFVNDLHGLISPVPQGTPLPLVLLGKSKNALLSTFLFLDQIVWLGRSGIYKNKERVELIGRISLFCWMGSSICTTLVEVGELGRLSASMKKLEKELKHGEKYHNEQYRAKLKKSNERSLALVKSAMDIVVAVGLLQLAPKKVTPRVTGGFGFVSSLISCYQLLPSPQKSKTT
- the LOC118041933 gene encoding uncharacterized protein; this encodes MVEDRGKEVLVDIQSVEDWLSHAQELVPVALDKAREVKGFPGRWKMIISKLEQIPSRLSDLSSHPCFSKNALCKEQLQVVSKTLKEAIELAGLCMGENYGGKLRMQSDLDALSGKLDLNLRDCGLLIKTGVLGEATLPLAVASSSTEPEAAIHSNTRELLARLQIGHLEAKHRALDTLVEVMKEDEKAVLAVLGRSNIAALVQLLTATSPRIREKTVTVICSLAESGSCENWLVSEGLLAPLIRLVESGSTVGKEKATISLQRLSMSAETARAIVGHGGIRPLIEICRTGDSVSQAAAACTLKNISAVPEVRQNLAEEGIVKVMINLLDCGILLGSKEYAAECLQNLTASNDNLKRAVVSEGGIRSLLVYLDGPLPQESAVGALRNLVSSVSTEMLISYGFLPRLVHVLKSGSLGAQQAAASAICRVCTSAEMKKLVGEAGCIPLLIKLLEAKSNSVREVSAQAISSLVSLSQNRRVVKRDDKSVPNLVQLLDPIPQNTAKKYAVASLASLASTKKCKKLMISYGAIGYLKKLTEMDIPGSKKLLERLERGKLRSLFSKK